In Lemur catta isolate mLemCat1 chromosome 1, mLemCat1.pri, whole genome shotgun sequence, one DNA window encodes the following:
- the MEX3D gene encoding RNA-binding protein MEX3D: MPSSLGQPDGGGSPGGGGPGAAAGRDPSPAPPAPPPPPPEGAEEAAPAPRPPPEPDDAAAALRLALDQLSALGLGGAGDTDEEGAAAGGGDGAAAGGADGGAAAEPAPHDGPEVGAPLAVAPAVTVVSSPLSLLDPDVSPPPPPPPRPSPPDVFAGFAPHPAALGPPTLLAEQMSVIGSRKKSVNMTECVPVPSSEHVAEIVGRQGCKIKALRAKTNTYIKTPVRGEEPVFIVTGRKEDVEMAKREILSAAEHFSMIRATRSKAGGLPGSAQGPPNLPGQTTIQVRVPYRVVGLVVGPKGATIKRIQQRTHTYIVTPGRDKEPVFAVTGMPENVDRAREEIEAHITLRTGAFTDAGPDSDFHANGTDVCLDLLGAATSLWAKAPNPGRRPPTATASLRGDSALGAPSAPEAFYAGNRGGPPVPDTGPASPYGGAGNGGFTFGGDGPGAPAGTAAPEDCDFSFDFLALDLTVPTAATIWAPFERAGPLPAFSGCSAINGGPAPPAASARRSSGTGTPRHSPTLPEPSGLGLELPLARRGAPDPVGALPWRSPQGSLPFPGGTGFSAPTSLPSSAPAASCSPLDSGASESNRKSSTATAAPVAPGPPAAVASPALARECVVCAEGEVMAALVPCGHNLFCMDCAVRICGKSEPECPACRTPATQAIRVETVSPRPSVLNK; the protein is encoded by the exons ATGCCCAGCTCCCTCGGCCAGCCCGACGGCGGCGGGAGCCCGGGCGgcggcgggccgggggcggcggccggccgggaccccagccccgcgcccccggccccgccgccgcccccgcccgaAGGCGCCGAGGAGGCCGCGCCCGCGCCCCGGCCGCCGCCCGAGCCCGACGACGCGGCCGCCGCGCTGCGCCTGGCGCTGGACCAGCTGTCtgcgctggggctggggggcgcgGGCGACACGGACGAGGAGGGGGCAGCCGCGGGCGGCGGAGACGGCGCGGCTGCGGGGGGCGCGGACGGCGGGGCGGCGGCTGAGCCCGCGCCCCACGACGGGCCCGAGGTCGGCGCTCCCTTGGCCGTGGCTCCCGCGGTGACCGTGGTCTCCAGTCCGCTGTCGCTTCTGGACCCCGACGTGagccccccgccgccgccgccgccccggccGTCGCCACCGGACGTGTTCGCGGGCTTTGCGCCCCACCCCGCGGCCCTGGGCCCCCCGACGCTGCTGGCCGAGCAAATGAGCGTGATCGGTAGTCGGAAGAAGAGCGTGAACATGACCGAGTGCGTGCCAGTGCCCAGCTCGGAGCACGTCGCCGAGATCGTGGGTCGCCAGG GCTGCAAGATCAAGGCTCTGCGCGCCAAGACGAACACTTACATCAAGACACCGGTGCGCGGGGAGGAGCCGGTGTTCATCGTGACGGGCCGCAAGGAGGACGTGGAGATGGCCAAGCGCGAGATCCTGTCGGCTGCTGAGCACTTCTCCATGATCCGCGCCACGCGCAGCAAGGCCGGGGGGCTGCCCGGCTCCGCGCAGGGCCCGCCCAACCTGCCGGGACAGACCACCATCCAGGTGCGCGTGCCCTACCGCGTGGTGGGGCTGGTAGTGGGGCCCAAGGGCGCCACCATCAAGCGCATCCAGCAGCGGACGCACACGTACATCGTGACGCCCGGGCGTGACAAGGAGCCGGTGTTCGCCGTGACGGGCATGCCTGAGAACGTGGACCGCGCGCGCGAGGAGATCGAGGCGCACATCACGCTGCGCACTGGCGCCTTCACCGACGCCGGCCCGGACAGCGACTTCCACGCCAATGGCACTGACGTCTGCCTGGACCTGCTTGGCGCCGCCACGAGCCTCTGGGCCAAGGCCCCGAACCCAGGGCGGCGGCCCCCCACGGCCACGGCCAGCCTCCGCGGGGACAGTGCCCTAGGCGCCCCCAGCGCCCCTGAGGCCTTCTATGCGGGCAACCGCGGGGGACCACCAGTGCCCGACACAGGCCCTGCCAGCCCCTACGGTGGTGCCGGCAATGGGGGCTTCACCTTCGGTGGGGACGGCCCCGGTGCCCCCGCGGGGACCGCTGCCCCCGAGGACTGCGACTTCAGTTTTGACTTCCTGGCGCTGGACCTGACGGTGCCCACCGCTGCCACCATCTGGGCCCCCTTTGAGCGGGCCGGGCCCCTGCCCGCCTTCAGTGGCTGCTCGGCCATCAACGGGGGCCCGGCGCCGCCTGCAGCTAGCGCCCGGCGCAGCAGCGGGACCGGGACCCCGCGCCACTCACCCACGCTGCCCGAGCCCAGCGGCCTAGGCCTGGAGCTCCCACTGGCCCGCCGCGGCGCCCCCGACCCTGTGGGCGCGCTGCCCTGGCGGTCCCCGCAGGGCTCCCTGCCCTTCCCGGGTGGCACGGGTTTCTCCGCACCCACCTCACTGCCCAGCAGCGCCCCGGCAGCCTCCTGCTCCCCGCTGGACTCCGGTGCCTCCGAGAGCAACCGCAAGTCCTCGACGGCCACCGCGGCCCCGGTGGCCCCGGGGCCCCCAGCGGCAGTGGCCTCCCCGGCCTTGGCGCGGGAGTGCGTGGTGTGCGCAGAGGGCGAGGTGATGGCCGCGCTGGTGCCCTGCGGCCACAACCTCTTCTGCATGGACTGCGCCGTCCGCATCTGCGGCAAGAGCGAGCCCGAGTGCCCCGCGTGCCGCACGCCGGCCACCCAGGCCATTC GCGTGGAGACGGTGAGCCCGCGACCCTCAGTTCTTAACAAATAA
- the MBD3 gene encoding methyl-CpG-binding domain protein 3 isoform X3: MERKSPSGKKFRSKPQLARYLGGSMDLSTFDFRTGKMLMSKMNKSRQRVRYDSSNQVKGKPDLNTALPVRQTASIFKQPVTKITNHPSNKVKSDPQKAVDQPRQLFWEKKLSGLNAFDIAEELVKTMDLPKGLQGVGPGCTDETLLSAIASALHTSTMPITGQLSAAVEKNPGVWLNTTQPLCKAFMVTDEDIRKQEELVQQVRKRLEEALMADMLAHVEELARDGEAPLDKACGDEDEEEEEEEEEEPDQDQEMEHV, translated from the exons CCCAAGCGGGAAGAAGTTCCGCAGCAAGCCGCAGCTGGCACGCTACCTGGGCGGCTCCATGGACCTGAGCACTTTTGACTTCCGCACGGGGAAGATGCTGATGAGCAAGATGAACAAGAGCCGCCAGCGCGTGCGCTATGACTCATCCAACCAGGTCAAG GGCAAGCCCGACCTGAACACGGCGCTCCCCGTGCGGCAGACGGCGTCCATCTTCAAGCAGCCGGTGACCAAGATCACCAACCACCCCAGCAACAAGGTGAAGAGCGACCCACAGAAGGCGGTGGACCAGCCGCGGCAG CTCTTCTGGGAGAAGAAGCTGAGTGGCCTGAACGCCTTTGACATCGCGGAGGAGCTGGTCAAGACCATGGACCTCCCCAAGGGCCTGCAAG GGGTGGGACCTGGCTGCACAGACGAGACCCTGCTGTCGGCCATCGCCAGCGCCCTGCACACCAGCACCATGCCCATCACCGGGCAACTCTCGGCTGCAGTGGAGAAGAACCCCGGCGTGTGGCTTAACACGACACAGCCCCTGTGCAAGGCCTTCATGGTGACCGACGAGGACATCAG GAAGCAGGAGGAGCTGGTGCAGCAGGTGCGGAAGCGGCTGGAGGAGGCGCTGATGGCCGACATGCTGGCACACGTGGAGGAGCTGGCCCGTGATGGCGAGGCGCCGCTGGACAAGGCCTGCGgggatgaggatgaggaggaggaagaggaggaggaggaggagcctgaCCAAGACCAGGAGATGGAACACGTCTAG
- the MBD3 gene encoding methyl-CpG-binding domain protein 3 isoform X2 encodes MFWTRSASLPGRDPQSCSPSGKKFRSKPQLARYLGGSMDLSTFDFRTGKMLMSKMNKSRQRVRYDSSNQVKGKPDLNTALPVRQTASIFKQPVTKITNHPSNKVKSDPQKAVDQPRQLFWEKKLSGLNAFDIAEELVKTMDLPKGLQGVGPGCTDETLLSAIASALHTSTMPITGQLSAAVEKNPGVWLNTTQPLCKAFMVTDEDIRKQEELVQQVRKRLEEALMADMLAHVEELARDGEAPLDKACGDEDEEEEEEEEEEPDQDQEMEHV; translated from the exons ATGTTCTGGACACGGTCAGCCAGCCTCCCCGGCCGGGACCCACAATCCTGTAG CCCAAGCGGGAAGAAGTTCCGCAGCAAGCCGCAGCTGGCACGCTACCTGGGCGGCTCCATGGACCTGAGCACTTTTGACTTCCGCACGGGGAAGATGCTGATGAGCAAGATGAACAAGAGCCGCCAGCGCGTGCGCTATGACTCATCCAACCAGGTCAAG GGCAAGCCCGACCTGAACACGGCGCTCCCCGTGCGGCAGACGGCGTCCATCTTCAAGCAGCCGGTGACCAAGATCACCAACCACCCCAGCAACAAGGTGAAGAGCGACCCACAGAAGGCGGTGGACCAGCCGCGGCAG CTCTTCTGGGAGAAGAAGCTGAGTGGCCTGAACGCCTTTGACATCGCGGAGGAGCTGGTCAAGACCATGGACCTCCCCAAGGGCCTGCAAG GGGTGGGACCTGGCTGCACAGACGAGACCCTGCTGTCGGCCATCGCCAGCGCCCTGCACACCAGCACCATGCCCATCACCGGGCAACTCTCGGCTGCAGTGGAGAAGAACCCCGGCGTGTGGCTTAACACGACACAGCCCCTGTGCAAGGCCTTCATGGTGACCGACGAGGACATCAG GAAGCAGGAGGAGCTGGTGCAGCAGGTGCGGAAGCGGCTGGAGGAGGCGCTGATGGCCGACATGCTGGCACACGTGGAGGAGCTGGCCCGTGATGGCGAGGCGCCGCTGGACAAGGCCTGCGgggatgaggatgaggaggaggaagaggaggaggaggaggagcctgaCCAAGACCAGGAGATGGAACACGTCTAG
- the MBD3 gene encoding methyl-CpG-binding domain protein 3 isoform X4: MFWTRSASLPGRDPQSCSPSGKKFRSKPQLARYLGGSMDLSTFDFRTGKMLMSKMNKSRQRVRYDSSNQVKTASIFKQPVTKITNHPSNKVKSDPQKAVDQPRQLFWEKKLSGLNAFDIAEELVKTMDLPKGLQGVGPGCTDETLLSAIASALHTSTMPITGQLSAAVEKNPGVWLNTTQPLCKAFMVTDEDIRKQEELVQQVRKRLEEALMADMLAHVEELARDGEAPLDKACGDEDEEEEEEEEEEPDQDQEMEHV; encoded by the exons ATGTTCTGGACACGGTCAGCCAGCCTCCCCGGCCGGGACCCACAATCCTGTAG CCCAAGCGGGAAGAAGTTCCGCAGCAAGCCGCAGCTGGCACGCTACCTGGGCGGCTCCATGGACCTGAGCACTTTTGACTTCCGCACGGGGAAGATGCTGATGAGCAAGATGAACAAGAGCCGCCAGCGCGTGCGCTATGACTCATCCAACCAGGTCAAG ACGGCGTCCATCTTCAAGCAGCCGGTGACCAAGATCACCAACCACCCCAGCAACAAGGTGAAGAGCGACCCACAGAAGGCGGTGGACCAGCCGCGGCAG CTCTTCTGGGAGAAGAAGCTGAGTGGCCTGAACGCCTTTGACATCGCGGAGGAGCTGGTCAAGACCATGGACCTCCCCAAGGGCCTGCAAG GGGTGGGACCTGGCTGCACAGACGAGACCCTGCTGTCGGCCATCGCCAGCGCCCTGCACACCAGCACCATGCCCATCACCGGGCAACTCTCGGCTGCAGTGGAGAAGAACCCCGGCGTGTGGCTTAACACGACACAGCCCCTGTGCAAGGCCTTCATGGTGACCGACGAGGACATCAG GAAGCAGGAGGAGCTGGTGCAGCAGGTGCGGAAGCGGCTGGAGGAGGCGCTGATGGCCGACATGCTGGCACACGTGGAGGAGCTGGCCCGTGATGGCGAGGCGCCGCTGGACAAGGCCTGCGgggatgaggatgaggaggaggaagaggaggaggaggaggagcctgaCCAAGACCAGGAGATGGAACACGTCTAG
- the MBD3 gene encoding methyl-CpG-binding domain protein 3 isoform X5: MDLSTFDFRTGKMLMSKMNKSRQRVRYDSSNQVKGKPDLNTALPVRQTASIFKQPVTKITNHPSNKVKSDPQKAVDQPRQLFWEKKLSGLNAFDIAEELVKTMDLPKGLQGVGPGCTDETLLSAIASALHTSTMPITGQLSAAVEKNPGVWLNTTQPLCKAFMVTDEDIRKQEELVQQVRKRLEEALMADMLAHVEELARDGEAPLDKACGDEDEEEEEEEEEEPDQDQEMEHV; encoded by the exons ATGGACCTGAGCACTTTTGACTTCCGCACGGGGAAGATGCTGATGAGCAAGATGAACAAGAGCCGCCAGCGCGTGCGCTATGACTCATCCAACCAGGTCAAG GGCAAGCCCGACCTGAACACGGCGCTCCCCGTGCGGCAGACGGCGTCCATCTTCAAGCAGCCGGTGACCAAGATCACCAACCACCCCAGCAACAAGGTGAAGAGCGACCCACAGAAGGCGGTGGACCAGCCGCGGCAG CTCTTCTGGGAGAAGAAGCTGAGTGGCCTGAACGCCTTTGACATCGCGGAGGAGCTGGTCAAGACCATGGACCTCCCCAAGGGCCTGCAAG GGGTGGGACCTGGCTGCACAGACGAGACCCTGCTGTCGGCCATCGCCAGCGCCCTGCACACCAGCACCATGCCCATCACCGGGCAACTCTCGGCTGCAGTGGAGAAGAACCCCGGCGTGTGGCTTAACACGACACAGCCCCTGTGCAAGGCCTTCATGGTGACCGACGAGGACATCAG GAAGCAGGAGGAGCTGGTGCAGCAGGTGCGGAAGCGGCTGGAGGAGGCGCTGATGGCCGACATGCTGGCACACGTGGAGGAGCTGGCCCGTGATGGCGAGGCGCCGCTGGACAAGGCCTGCGgggatgaggatgaggaggaggaagaggaggaggaggaggagcctgaCCAAGACCAGGAGATGGAACACGTCTAG